One genomic region from Alosa alosa isolate M-15738 ecotype Scorff River chromosome 12, AALO_Geno_1.1, whole genome shotgun sequence encodes:
- the LOC125304204 gene encoding LOW QUALITY PROTEIN: uncharacterized protein LOC125304204 (The sequence of the model RefSeq protein was modified relative to this genomic sequence to represent the inferred CDS: inserted 2 bases in 1 codon) gives MPSPLPRFRHGVDVLLEQATVYTRFSARIHTVSGAPSPISQPWGCGSDVSSLKTLPLLFYVQLEKSYRAQATTARAMSSVSLLQTYQAMCLAELANMLPPGSPATVLLNEICVATDYSLRMSRCAAMSLGRAMATTVVSQRHLWLTLSDMPDRDRATHLDEPISAEGLFGQSLESIQASFELRKRQAEALRSTLLQRDARPKGPPRGFSRLATTVQTVKRAAFASPAPPRQPVAAAPHQSASQSLLPVGRLTLHLAHWRACAISPWVESTLSLGYRLQFRRHPPRFTSVIQTTLTGESAELNSLLLKKAICVVPQAQAQCGWYSRYFVIPKRSGGLHPILDLRSLNKHLRVYKFRMLTVRQLLNLVKPGQWFTSIDLTDAFQHVXKFLRFVFQGTAYEYLVLPYGLALSPRVFMKVLEAALAHLRAQGIQILAYLDDMAIVAHSEQQTLGLNGLNDSSHFLPALQGHHVLVRTDNSTVVSYINRQGGTHSLPLLELSRSLLLWSQEHLQSVRATHVPGSLNQGADLLSRGGPLVGEWRLHPKVVSQIWDRFGRADIDLFTSKENAHCPLFFSMRDSSAPLGVDALAHSWLTGLLYAFPPVELIMPTLERVHRDRLSLILVAPCWPAKPWHAEIISLMVEEPWPLPLRRDLLSQAGGEILHPRPELWRLQAYRLSGLV, from the exons ATGCCTTCCCCTCTTCCCAGATTTCGTCATGGAGTTGACGTCCTCTTGGAGCAAGCCACTGTCTACACGCGCTTCAGTGCCAGGATTCACACAGTTTCTGGAGCACCTAGCCCCATCTCACAACCATGGGGTTGTGGGTCCGATGTCTCTTCCCTCAAAACACTGCCGCTTCTCTTTTACGTGCAGCTGGAGAAGAGCTATCGGGCCCAAGCGACGACGGCACGTGCTATGTCCTCCGTATCATTGCTGCAGACGTACCAGGCTATGTGCCTAGCCGAGCTAGCTAACATGCTACCTCCTGGTAGCCCGGCAACTGTTCTGCTTAACGAAATCTGTGTAGCCACGGACTACAGTCTGAGGATGTCTCGCTGCGCTGCAATGTCGTTGGGCAGGGCTATGGCAACTACCGTGGTGTCTCAACGCCACCTCTGGCTCACCTTGTCTGACATGCCGGATAGAGACAGGGCCACTCACTTGGACGAGCCCATCTCCGCTGAAGGACTGTTTGGGCAGTCGCTGGAATCTATTCAAGCTTCCTTTGAGCTTCGAAAGAGGCAGGCGGAGGCTTTGAGGAGCACACTGCTGCAAAGAGATGCCAGACCCAAAGGGCCACCGAGGGGCTTTTCGCGGCTGGCCACGACCGTGCAAACCGTAAAGAGGGCCGCCTTCGCTTCGCCTGCGCCTCCGAGACAGCCGGTAGCTGCGGCGCCGCATCA GAGTGCCTCACAGAGTTTGCTACCTGTAGGTCGTCTTACTCTTCACTTGGCTCACTGGCGCGCATGTGCAATCTCGCCATGGGTCGAATCCACACTCTCGTTGGGCTATCGCCTACAATTCCGTCGCCACCCACCTCGATTCACGTCAGTCATTCAGACAACGTTGACAGGGGAAAGTGCAGAATTGAATTCGCTGCTGTTAAAGAAAGCTATATGTGTAGTCCCACAGGCTCAAGCACAATGTGGATGGTACAGTCGCTATTTTGTCATTCCGAAACGCAGCGGAGGTTTGCACCCAATATTAGATCTCAGGTCGCTAAACAAGCATTTGAGGGTGTACAAATTTCGAATGTTAACAGTACGCCAACTGCTGAACTTGGTGAAGCCGGGGCAATGGTTTACATCGATAGACCTGACCGACGCATTTCAACACGT AAAGTTTCTCAGATTTGTGTTCCAGGGCACAGCCTACGAATACCTAGTACTCCCGTATGGGCTAGCCCTCTCGCCCAGGGTCTTCATGAAAGTGCTAGAAGCAGCCCTCGCCCATTTACGGGCTCAAGGCATACAAATTCTAGCCTATCTAGACGATATGGCCATAGTTGCTCATTCGGAACAGCAA ACTCTTGGGCTTAATGGCCTCAATGATAGCAGTCATTTCCTCCCAGCCCTGCAGGGCCATCATGTTTTAGTCAGAACAGACAACTCAACAGTGGTGTCCTACATAAACAGACAGGGGGGAACACATTCACTCCCACTGCTGGAGCTCTCCCGGTCTCTTCTCCTGTGGAGCCAAGAGCACCTGCAGTCAGTCAGGGCGACTCACGTCCCGGGTTCTCTCAACCAGGGGGCAGATCTTCTGTCCAGAGGAGGCCCGCTTGTGGGAGAGTGGCGGTTACACCCCAAAGTAGTGTCACAGATCTGGGATCGGTTTGGCAGGGCCGACATCGATCTCTTCACATCCAAAGAAAACGCGCATTGTCCCCTATTCTTCTCAATGCGAGACTCCAGCGCCCCCCTCGGGGTGGACGCGCTGGCACACAGTTGGCTGACCGGCCTCCTTTACGCATTTCCCCCAGTGGAGTTAATTATGCCCACCTTGGAGAGAGTGCATCGGGACAGGTTGTCTCTGATCCTGGTGGCCCCCTGTTGGCCAGCGAAGCCATGGCATGCGGAGATAATCAGCCTCATGGTAGAGGAGCCGTGGCCCCTCCCGCTTCGCCGAGACCTCCTGTCACAGGCTGGGGGGGAGATACTTCATCCCCGACCAGAGTTGTGGCGCCTACAGGCCTACCGGCTGAGCGGTCTAGTCTAG